The following proteins are co-located in the Dyadobacter chenwenxiniae genome:
- a CDS encoding phosphoribosylanthranilate isomerase, whose translation MKIKVCGLRQQDNIEKVVALQPNFTGFIFYEKSPRYVGEDLDEEFVKSIPKNIKKVGVFVNASPSHILATVKKYDLQYAQLHGNEMPDTCRSIRQKGVNVIKAFSIDASFNFAMLNNYKSFCDLFLFDTKGDNPGGNGVPFDWNLLKKYDNEKPFLLSGGISVDNVDDIIALSKTLPIYGIDVNSQFETEPGVKDIAKLEELFSLVRVKEKEEAEAQ comes from the coding sequence ATGAAAATAAAAGTTTGCGGACTGCGCCAGCAAGACAACATTGAAAAAGTGGTGGCCTTACAGCCTAACTTCACCGGGTTTATTTTCTACGAAAAATCACCCCGTTATGTTGGCGAAGATTTGGATGAAGAATTTGTAAAAAGTATCCCTAAAAACATTAAAAAAGTTGGTGTGTTTGTGAATGCAAGCCCTAGCCATATTCTTGCTACGGTCAAAAAATACGACTTGCAATATGCGCAGCTTCACGGTAACGAAATGCCGGACACTTGCCGCAGCATCCGCCAGAAAGGGGTTAATGTGATCAAAGCATTCAGCATCGACGCATCATTCAATTTCGCAATGCTAAACAACTATAAGTCGTTTTGTGATTTGTTTTTGTTTGATACAAAAGGCGATAATCCAGGCGGAAACGGCGTGCCGTTTGACTGGAACCTTTTGAAAAAATATGATAATGAAAAGCCGTTTCTGCTCAGCGGAGGCATCAGCGTCGACAATGTGGACGACATTATCGCTTTGTCCAAAACACTTCCTATCTATGGAATTGATGTTAATAGTCAGTTTGAAACGGAGCCGGGCGTGAAAGACATTGCCAAGCTTGAAGAATTGTTCAGTTTAGTTCGTGTAAAAGAGAAAGAAGAGGCGGAAGCGCAGTGA
- the trpC gene encoding indole-3-glycerol phosphate synthase TrpC, whose amino-acid sequence MNILDKIVARKREEVIEAKQNKSVSELEKEELFARKTVSLSAALRNASSPKIISEFKRKSPSKGIINANVSPEVVTFDYANAGAIALSVLTDIDFFGGSFSDFLKARNANPMIPMLRKDFIIDEYQLYEAKAIGADVILLIAACLTPAEVISLSQKAHELGLEVLLEVHNAEELAATIGEDIDIVGVNNRNLKTFETSIETSIALSEQIPDSFVKISESGLKDAETIHRLYGYGYKGFLIGETFMKTVNPGTALADLQIDLTQQSNLNPLVL is encoded by the coding sequence ATGAACATATTAGATAAAATTGTCGCAAGAAAGCGGGAGGAAGTCATTGAAGCCAAGCAAAACAAGTCGGTTTCCGAGTTGGAAAAAGAAGAATTGTTTGCGCGTAAGACAGTTTCCTTGTCGGCGGCTTTGAGAAATGCTTCATCTCCTAAAATCATTTCGGAATTCAAGCGCAAATCGCCGTCAAAAGGCATCATTAATGCCAACGTTTCGCCGGAGGTTGTGACTTTTGATTATGCAAATGCTGGCGCGATTGCCTTGTCGGTTTTGACTGACATTGATTTCTTCGGCGGCTCATTCTCGGACTTCCTGAAAGCGCGAAATGCCAATCCAATGATCCCGATGCTGCGCAAGGATTTTATCATCGATGAATATCAGCTTTATGAGGCAAAAGCGATAGGGGCGGACGTGATTTTGCTCATTGCTGCGTGCCTTACGCCAGCCGAAGTGATTTCATTGAGCCAAAAAGCGCATGAGTTGGGATTGGAAGTTTTGTTGGAAGTGCATAATGCCGAAGAGCTTGCCGCAACCATTGGTGAAGACATTGATATAGTGGGGGTTAACAATCGCAATCTTAAAACGTTTGAAACCTCCATTGAAACTTCAATTGCACTGAGTGAACAGATTCCCGATTCTTTTGTTAAAATATCAGAAAGCGGCCTGAAAGATGCCGAGACCATTCACCGATTGTATGGTTACGGATATAAAGGGTTTTTAATAGGTGAAACATTTATGAAGACTGTAAATCCCGGAACCGCACTGGCGGATTTACAAATTGACTTAACTCAACAAAGCAATTTAAATCCTTTGGTTCTATGA
- the trpD gene encoding anthranilate phosphoribosyltransferase — protein sequence MKQILSHLFEYKVLSKELAKDVLIGISTGKYSNSEIASFLTIYAMRSITVEELEGFRDAMLELCLAVDLSAYDPIDVCGTGGDGKDTFNISTLSCFVVAGAGQHVAKHGNHGVSSMCGSSTVLEFLGAKFTNEKDYLERKINEANVCFLHAPLFHPSMKNVAPIRRELGVKTFFNMLGPMVNPVSPRKQLVGVFSLELARLFAYLYQQTDKQFLVLHALDGYDEVSLTGAFKIITAQTEQVLTPSHLGLQTLRAQDLSGGETVEESAQIFMNVLNDTATFSQKEAVLANAALALHCANPALSLLDAVETARESLESKKALASFKKLIED from the coding sequence ATGAAACAAATTCTTAGCCATCTTTTTGAATATAAGGTTTTAAGTAAAGAGTTAGCCAAAGACGTCCTGATCGGCATTAGCACAGGCAAATATTCGAATTCAGAAATCGCCTCATTCTTAACCATTTATGCCATGCGCAGCATTACGGTTGAGGAATTGGAAGGCTTCCGGGATGCAATGTTAGAGTTGTGTTTAGCCGTTGACTTATCAGCTTACGATCCCATTGATGTCTGCGGAACGGGCGGGGATGGAAAGGACACATTTAACATTTCCACACTATCGTGTTTTGTGGTTGCGGGCGCGGGGCAGCATGTGGCCAAGCATGGGAATCATGGCGTTTCGTCTATGTGCGGTTCGTCGACGGTTCTGGAATTTCTCGGCGCGAAATTTACTAATGAGAAAGATTATCTGGAGCGCAAGATCAATGAGGCGAATGTGTGCTTCCTGCATGCGCCGCTTTTCCATCCTTCGATGAAGAATGTGGCGCCGATCCGCCGGGAGCTGGGCGTGAAAACTTTCTTCAACATGCTGGGTCCAATGGTGAATCCGGTTTCGCCCAGAAAACAGCTTGTAGGCGTTTTCAGTCTTGAATTAGCGCGTCTTTTTGCTTATCTTTACCAACAGACTGACAAGCAATTTCTGGTTCTTCACGCATTAGACGGCTACGACGAAGTGTCATTAACAGGTGCTTTTAAAATCATCACCGCTCAAACGGAGCAAGTTCTGACTCCCTCGCATTTAGGGTTACAAACTTTGCGCGCGCAAGACCTGTCGGGAGGAGAAACGGTCGAAGAATCTGCCCAAATTTTCATGAATGTATTGAACGATACAGCAACATTCTCCCAAAAAGAGGCTGTGCTGGCGAATGCTGCATTGGCATTGCATTGCGCAAATCCTGCATTATCGCTTTTGGATGCAGTGGAAACGGCACGGGAATCGTTGGAAAGTAAAAAGGCTTTGGCCAGCTTTAAAAAATTGATAGAAGACTGA